AGTGTTCTATACCCGCCGTCAAAAACCCTTTATTACCTGAACTAAACTGTTTAAATTTATAACTATATTTCATATTCATGGCGCGATAAATCACTATAATTAGATTAACCATTATGATTAACCGCAAACAGCCGGGATGAATCGAATCCGTGGCTCCAAAGGCCTATTTTCAGCAAACGTTCAACCGGGGAATTCATACTATGGACATACTACACTAACTACACTTACTTAAAATGGAGGAAATGCTAATGAAAGCGCCACAAGGTGTCCGGCTACTCCTGGTGGATGATGAGCCTCATATCCTTCAGTTTCTGGAGCTGGGCCTAATGAATGAAGGCTTCGAGGTACAAACCGCCGCAGATGGCGCTGAAGCCGTGTTAGCGGCAGCCGACTTCAAGCCGCATGTTGTTATCCTTGATGTGATGATGCCCGGCATGGACGGCTTTGAGGTCTGCAGGTGCCTCCGTTCCGAGGAAGCGGAGGTGGCGATCATCATGCTGACTGCCAAGGATGAGGTAGACGACCGCGTGGCGGGCCTGTCTCTGGGCGCAGATGATTACATGGTGAAGCCGTTCAGCTTCGAGGAGCTGCTGGCCCGGATTCAGGCCCGGCTGCGCAACCAGTTCCCCGGTCTGCTCGGCGAGGTCCGGTGCGGCCCCTTCCGGATTGACGGCCGCCGTAAGGAAATCCGCCATAAGGAGGAGGTGCTGGAGCTGTCTCCGACCGAATATGAGCTGCTGCAGTATCTGGTGATCAACCACGGACTGGTCCTGAGCAAGCCGATGATTCTCGACAAGGTGTGGGGCTATGACTTCGGCGGAGAAGAGAATATCGTGGAGGTCTATATCCGCTCTCTCCGGGAGAAGCTCGGTGACAAGGAGCACCGGATTATCCGCACCCTGCGCGGGGCGGGATACCGGGTGGATCTGGTATGACTGCCCGGCCCCGGAGATTCACGGGCAGATTCCATGCTCCGCGTTCCCTGCGCAAGCAGCTGCTCGCCGCCTCGCTGCTCATTCTCTCAGGATTGCTTATACTGATCGGTGTACTCCAGTATGTACTCATGCGGAATTTCATATACAGCAACCGGGCAGAGGCGATGGAGACCCAGATACGTTCTGTGCCATTTGAAATCTTCAATAATTCAGGTAACAGACGGCCCGGGGGAGACCGGCGTCCCCTCCTGCTCGACGCCCATACTACCCTCGCTATCTACAATCAGGACGGCGGCTTCGTGGATTTGAAGGAAGAGACTCTGTCCGCTTCGCCTGCACCAAGAATGAGTAATGAGGCCTATGACCAACTGTTGAAGCTCCCCCAGAACAAGAAAGGCGGGAGTTACCAGCTGATTACCGCCGGGGATGGCAAGGAGCAGCTGGCGGTCTTCATGAATCTGGGCAGGCCGGGTGCTGCCCGGATGCTCCTGCAGATGACGGTGGAGACCGGACCGCTGAAGGATGTCATCCTGCAGCAGCTGCTTATCTTCGGCGCATTGTCGGTGACGGCTCTGCTGGCCGGGCTGCTGCTGTATTTACCTGCGCTGCGCAAAACGCTGGTCCCCTTATCCAACATGGGGCATTCGGCCCAGATTATCGATGCCGGCAACCTGAATGTGCGGTTCCCTGAGGAGCAGGGCCAGCTTGAGATCGACCAGCTCGCCCAGTCCTTCAACGGCATGCTGGAGCGGCTGGAGATTTCGTTCAAGAATGAGCGGGAGGCGAAAGAGCAGATGCGCCGGTTCGCCGCCGATGCTTCCCATGAGCTGCGGACGCCGCTGACGTCCATCTACGGCTTCCTGGAGGTGCTGCTGCGCGGAGCTGCCGATAACCGGCAACAGCTCTACAGCGCGCTGAACAGCATGCACGGTGAAGCCAAGCGGATCAACAAGCTGGTGGAGGACCTGCTTCTGCTCGCCCGGATGGACGGCGCGCCCCGGCTGCGGGTCAAGCAGGTACTGCTGGCTGAGCTGATCGATGACATGCAGGCGCAGCTCCGGGTGCTGGCCGGAGAGCGTCAGGTTGTCTTCGACCTGGCCTACGGCATCCGGTGCCTGGTTGATCCGGACCAGATCAGACAGGTTCTCCTTAATCTATTCCACAATGCGGTTCAGCATACCGATGCGCTCAAGGGCATCATCCATATATCGCTGCACGCTGAGGGAGAACTGGCAGAGCTGACTGTGAAGGATAACGGCTCCGGCATCTCTGCGGAGCATCTGCCGCATGTCTTCGACCGCTTCTACCGCAGCGATTCCTCCCGTACGCGCAAATACGGCGGCTCCGGGCTTGGATTATCGATTACGAGGTCCATTGCCGAAGCGCATCAGGGGGAAGTGACGGTATCCAGCACTCCGGGTGAGGGCGCTGCCTTCAAGGTCTCTCTCCCATGCCTGCGGGATTAGCCAATGAGCTGTTAATAGCGATATAATAGTAGGCAGGTGTGAAGCGAGTTTTGCGAAGTGATTCAATGAAGTGTATGCTATCAAAACTTTTAGGAGGGTATCTCATGTACGAAATCGCCATTATCGGTGCCGGTCCTGCCGGTGCAAGCGCCGCCCTGTTCGCTGCCAAGGCCGGCAAAAAAACACTGCTGATTGACAATGACAAAGGTATGACCCGCAGAGGCTGGTATGAGAATTATTACGGAATTAGCGAGATCGGCGGACCTGAGCTGGTAGAAACCGGCCATAAGCAGGCCGTGAAGTTCGGGGCCGAGCTGGTTGCCGGACAGGCGACGTCGCTTGAAGCCAGCAGTGAGGGCTTCGTCATCGGGACGGAGAGCGGGGCTGCTTATGAAGCTAAGCATGTCGTGCTGGCGACAGGTGTTCTGACGGATCTGGCTGCCGCAGCCGGGGTAACGACCAAGGAGGGGACGGAGCCAAGAATCAAGACGGTGATTGCCGCCACACCGGAAGGCAGAACCAATATCGACGGGATCTGGGCTGCCGGAACCGTTGCCGGGATGAGTGTTCACGCGATTATCACTGCCGGGGACGGAGCCAAGGTGGCCGTCAACATTATCAGTGAGCTGAACGGCGCACGTTATGTCGATCATGATTTGCTGAAGGCTTAGGTTGCGGCTGCTCACCAAGAGGCTGTCCCAATGGTCATTACATGACTATTTGGGACAGCCTTTTACTTGAGTAAGACATGCTTTTCTATTTGAGTAAACTCTGCGGCTGAAGTGCGTATACTAACTCCAATTGCATTTTCTACAATAGATTTCACTTTAATTCGCCCTAAAGCATTCAGTTGTATTAAATAGTTACTTGTTGAGACTGGCGACTCTCTGCTCCTGCGCGCTCTGCTGCGGCCTGCCGCTGTAGAGCTCCTGAACGATGTAGAGGGGGCGGCCCTTCGATTCATCATAGATCCGTCCGACATACTCACCCAGAATACCCAGCATGAGCAGCACGAACCCGTTGAAGGTCAAGGTGATTCCAATCATCGATGCCCAGCCCTTCACGGCCGCATCCGTAAAGAGCGCGAGATACAGTACATACATCAGGTACAGAAAACCGGATACGGACAGCAGCGCTCCAAGAACACCCGCCAGCTTCAGCGGCTTATAAGAGAAGGAGGTAATGCCGTCCAGCGACAGCTTCAGCATCCTTCTGAACGGATATTTGGTCTCTCCGGCCAGACGCTCCTCCCGCTCGTATTCTATCGCCTTCTGGCGGAATCCAACCCAGCTGACGAGACCGCGGACGAAGCGGTTCTTCTCCGGCAGACGCTTCAGCTCGTCGCAGACCCTGCGGTCCATCAGGCGGAAATCGCCGGTGTCCACCGGAATGGAGATATCTGTCGAATAACGCAGCACCCGGTAAAATAAGCTGGCCGTCAATTTTTTGAACAGGGACTCTCCGTTTCGCTTGATCCGCTTGGCATACACGACCTGGTAGCCCTGCTTCCACTCCGCAATCATCTCCGGAATCAGCTCGGGCGGGTCCTGGAGATCCGCGTCAATGATCACAACCGCATCGCCCAGCGCATAATCCATCCCTGCGGTAATAGCAACCTGATGCCCGAAATTGCGGGACAGATCGATCAGCTTTACACTTTCATCCCAATAGCTGTACTCCTCGATCATCTGTGCGCAGTTGTCGGTGCTGCCGTCATTGACGAAGATCAGCTCGTAGGGCTCGCCTGTTGTGCCCATTACTTTTTTGATGCGCCGGTAAGTCTCCTGAATAACAGCCTCTTCATTGAACATCGGTATAATAATGGAATAGCGCACTTGAACACTCATGGGCAGCTCCTCCTCAAAAGTAGTAAGGAAGCGCGCCGGCACACGGCCGGATACACGCGCTTCCCGATCTCCTGCCTCCGCAGGTTAGTTCAGGGTTATCTCATAAAGGGTTCCGGCATTGCCGCTGTTCTGCGTTCCCTGCCAGTCTGCGGCCGGAACCTCTGTGCCGTTCTTGGTGATCCATTCCGTAATCTCCGAACTGCCGCCTCTCATCCCGCCCATGCCTCCGCCGCTAACCAGGAAGTACTTCACTTGCCCGCTCTCTACAAGCTCCTTCAGGGTGTCCGGGGTGTAAGGTGTATCTGACGCATTGAAGCCGTTCAGGATAACAACATGCTCCCCTTCGTCGATGATATACGGGCCTGCTGTTCCATAATCCATCGCTGCGAACAGATATTTCTCGCCGGTATTATGCTCCTTGAGATAGCCCAGCAGAGACTCATTAATACCAGCGGCGTTATTTCTTCCCCCCATGCCGCCCATGTTGGGCATATTTGACATGCCCGGCATATTGGCTATGTCGGGCATGTTGCCCATTGCGCCCCTCCCGAAGGAGCTGCCGCTATCCGGTCCCGCTGCCGGCGTCATGCTGTTATTGCCATAGACAATCGGTGTGAATGCCCAGTAGAGCGGGCCAATCAGCAGCACCAGGAACCCTGTTACCGCAGCAGCATGTAACCAGGAATGCTTACCCCGTACCGCCTTCAGCAGCCGCAGAATGATTAGCACTACTGTCATTGCAATACCTGCTGCCAGTATGCCCGCGGACCACCCGCTGCCGATGGTATCGTCATACGGACGGATAATGTACACCTCAAGCGCCGTTGTAGCCAGCACAGCTGCGGGCAGCAACCAGGACAGCCAGGTCTTCCGCTCCTTATAGTAGCTCCAGAGCTGAGACCAGCCTGCACCTGCCAGCGCCGCCACCGGCGGAGCCATCATAATCAGATAGTACTGGTGGAAGAAGCCGGCGATGCTGAAGAATCCCATGACCGGAACCAGCCAGGCCAGCCAGAACAAGGCCTCCTTATGCTGCCCGGTAAAATTCCTGCGCCGCAGGCTGGCCAAGATCCCGATGCTGCCGAAGAGTACAAACGGCAGCAGCCAGCTCGCCTGGCCGGACAGCTCCTGCTGGAACAGCCGCAGCGGACCGGCAGTGCCTGTGTTGAACATGCCGCCACCGCCCATCCCGCCGCGTCCGTTCGGGCTTCCGAACCCGCCTGAGCCGCCGTTCTCTCCTTCTCCGCGCCGTCCGCCGTCCTGACCACCCGGCACCATTCCGCCACCGCGTCCATCTTGGCCTGAAGCAGTCCCGCCGCTGTCACGGCTCTGATTGTCCCCGGCGGCGGAATCACGGCCGTTCATCATCCCTTGCCCGTCAGCGCCCCCTTGTCCGCCAGCTCCATCCATGGGCGGGAATTGGCCGCTTTCGTCCGGCATTTCCCCGTTCATTTCTGGCATGGCGCCACCGCCAAAGCCACCGAAGCCGCCCCCACCGCCGCCAGTACTTCGGTCGCCGGTCAACCGGGATACCCCGTTATAGCCAAAAGCCAGGTTAAGCACAGAGTTGGTGCCGCTGCTGCCGATGTATGGTCGCTTATCCGCCGGAATGGAGTCCACAATGACCGCCCAGGACAGAGACACTGCCAGCAGTACAGCGGTGCAAGCGGCAAGGGTGCCGGCTTTCTTTTTCCAGTTCACCTTGGCTGCAAGAAGATAGAATAGATAGAAGGCCGGAAGAACCATATAAGCCTGCAGCATCTTCTCATTGAAGGCGACACCGATGAGCCCGAAGGCTGCCAGCAGGCTGCCAAGCCGGTGGGTTCGGGTGCCTCGGAAGAGAAACCATGCCGCCAGCAGCAGTGTGAATACCAGCAGCGCATCAATATTGTTCGTCCGGCTTACCGCCGCTGCTACCGGAGTAGCGGCCATAACGAGCGCTGCAAGCCGTGCCGCCGCCCGTCCGAAGGTTGGCTTCATCAGCAGGTAGACTAATAGTACCGAGCCCATGCCGCCCAGCACCTGCGGCAGAATGACACTCCAGCCATGCAGGCCGAAGACAAGCGCGCTTAAGGTCTGTATCCAGAAGGTTACCGGCGGCTTATCGACCGTTACAGAACCTGCTGAATCCAGGGAAGCGAAGAAGAAGTTATGAAAGCTCTGCAGCATGCTGCCTACTGCGGTTGTATAGTACGTATTGGCATATTGGTCATTCCAGATTCCGTATCCGTACAGGACGGCTGCCAGCAGCATAATCATTAGCAGGACAACATCGGTACCCGGCCTCTTCAGTAAT
The window above is part of the Paenibacillus sp. FSL H8-0048 genome. Proteins encoded here:
- a CDS encoding response regulator transcription factor: MKAPQGVRLLLVDDEPHILQFLELGLMNEGFEVQTAADGAEAVLAAADFKPHVVILDVMMPGMDGFEVCRCLRSEEAEVAIIMLTAKDEVDDRVAGLSLGADDYMVKPFSFEELLARIQARLRNQFPGLLGEVRCGPFRIDGRRKEIRHKEEVLELSPTEYELLQYLVINHGLVLSKPMILDKVWGYDFGGEENIVEVYIRSLREKLGDKEHRIIRTLRGAGYRVDLV
- a CDS encoding sensor histidine kinase — encoded protein: MTARPRRFTGRFHAPRSLRKQLLAASLLILSGLLILIGVLQYVLMRNFIYSNRAEAMETQIRSVPFEIFNNSGNRRPGGDRRPLLLDAHTTLAIYNQDGGFVDLKEETLSASPAPRMSNEAYDQLLKLPQNKKGGSYQLITAGDGKEQLAVFMNLGRPGAARMLLQMTVETGPLKDVILQQLLIFGALSVTALLAGLLLYLPALRKTLVPLSNMGHSAQIIDAGNLNVRFPEEQGQLEIDQLAQSFNGMLERLEISFKNEREAKEQMRRFAADASHELRTPLTSIYGFLEVLLRGAADNRQQLYSALNSMHGEAKRINKLVEDLLLLARMDGAPRLRVKQVLLAELIDDMQAQLRVLAGERQVVFDLAYGIRCLVDPDQIRQVLLNLFHNAVQHTDALKGIIHISLHAEGELAELTVKDNGSGISAEHLPHVFDRFYRSDSSRTRKYGGSGLGLSITRSIAEAHQGEVTVSSTPGEGAAFKVSLPCLRD
- a CDS encoding FAD-dependent oxidoreductase; its protein translation is MYEIAIIGAGPAGASAALFAAKAGKKTLLIDNDKGMTRRGWYENYYGISEIGGPELVETGHKQAVKFGAELVAGQATSLEASSEGFVIGTESGAAYEAKHVVLATGVLTDLAAAAGVTTKEGTEPRIKTVIAATPEGRTNIDGIWAAGTVAGMSVHAIITAGDGAKVAVNIISELNGARYVDHDLLKA
- a CDS encoding glycosyltransferase family 2 protein, coding for MSVQVRYSIIIPMFNEEAVIQETYRRIKKVMGTTGEPYELIFVNDGSTDNCAQMIEEYSYWDESVKLIDLSRNFGHQVAITAGMDYALGDAVVIIDADLQDPPELIPEMIAEWKQGYQVVYAKRIKRNGESLFKKLTASLFYRVLRYSTDISIPVDTGDFRLMDRRVCDELKRLPEKNRFVRGLVSWVGFRQKAIEYEREERLAGETKYPFRRMLKLSLDGITSFSYKPLKLAGVLGALLSVSGFLYLMYVLYLALFTDAAVKGWASMIGITLTFNGFVLLMLGILGEYVGRIYDESKGRPLYIVQELYSGRPQQSAQEQRVASLNK
- a CDS encoding glycosyltransferase family 39 protein, with amino-acid sequence MKLLKRPGTDVVLLMIMLLAAVLYGYGIWNDQYANTYYTTAVGSMLQSFHNFFFASLDSAGSVTVDKPPVTFWIQTLSALVFGLHGWSVILPQVLGGMGSVLLVYLLMKPTFGRAAARLAALVMAATPVAAAVSRTNNIDALLVFTLLLAAWFLFRGTRTHRLGSLLAAFGLIGVAFNEKMLQAYMVLPAFYLFYLLAAKVNWKKKAGTLAACTAVLLAVSLSWAVIVDSIPADKRPYIGSSGTNSVLNLAFGYNGVSRLTGDRSTGGGGGGFGGFGGGAMPEMNGEMPDESGQFPPMDGAGGQGGADGQGMMNGRDSAAGDNQSRDSGGTASGQDGRGGGMVPGGQDGGRRGEGENGGSGGFGSPNGRGGMGGGGMFNTGTAGPLRLFQQELSGQASWLLPFVLFGSIGILASLRRRNFTGQHKEALFWLAWLVPVMGFFSIAGFFHQYYLIMMAPPVAALAGAGWSQLWSYYKERKTWLSWLLPAAVLATTALEVYIIRPYDDTIGSGWSAGILAAGIAMTVVLIILRLLKAVRGKHSWLHAAAVTGFLVLLIGPLYWAFTPIVYGNNSMTPAAGPDSGSSFGRGAMGNMPDIANMPGMSNMPNMGGMGGRNNAAGINESLLGYLKEHNTGEKYLFAAMDYGTAGPYIIDEGEHVVILNGFNASDTPYTPDTLKELVESGQVKYFLVSGGGMGGMRGGSSEITEWITKNGTEVPAADWQGTQNSGNAGTLYEITLN